In one Juglans regia cultivar Chandler chromosome 11, Walnut 2.0, whole genome shotgun sequence genomic region, the following are encoded:
- the LOC108993626 gene encoding CBS domain-containing protein CBSX6 has protein sequence MASVFLYHVVGDLTVGKPEMVEFLEMETVESAIRAIGESTEGGIPVWKRRSHSQHPGVIESGEMRQQRFVGILSSLDIVGFLARSQCLEDQDKAMKTPVSEVVVPNNSLLRQVDPGTRLIDALEMMKQGVKRLLVPKSVGWKGMSKRFSILYNGKWLKNIDTSSGSGINLNANTNRPSSSSTSSTTTLRGKFCCLSREDVIRFIIGCLGALAPLPLSSISSLGVINTNYYSIEASLPALEATQKLPGDLSAVAVVECTPDGQYKIIGEISATKLWKCDYLAAAWALANLSAGQFVMGVEDDVTSRSLPDFTLNSTDGNNNLANGGGGSRRPKKFSSRSIGFFSNSPSFGGNRSMYRGRSAPLTCKVTSSLAAVMAQMLSHRASHVWVIEDESDDVLVGVVGYADILAAVTKQPAAFVAANRSGEAFGNEIQT, from the exons ATGGCATCGGTGTTTCTGTACCATGTGGTGGGCGATCTGACGGTGGGGAAGCCTGAGATGGTGGAGTTTCTGGAGATGGAGACTGTCGAGTCGGCGATACGTGCGATCGGGGAGTCGACAGAGGGAGGAATACCGGTGTGGAAGAGGAGATCGCATTCCCAGCATCCAGGTGTGATTGAGAGTGGTGAGATGAGGCAGCAAAGGTTTGTGGGCATTCTTAGTTCTCTTGACATTGTTGGCTTCTTGGCAAGGAGTCAGTGTTTGGAGGATCAGGACAAGGCCATGAAGACCCCAGTTTCCGAGGTGGTTGTGCCTAATAATTCCCTGTTGAGGCAGGTTGATCCTGGGACAAG ATTGATAGACGCCCTAGAGATGATGAAGCAAGGTGTGAAGCGTCTTCTTGTTCCCAAAAGTGTGGGATGGAAAGGCATGAGCAAGCGATTCTCCATCCTATACAATGGTAAGTGGCTGAAGAATATTGATACCTCAAGTGGCAGTGGCATTAACCTCAACGCCAACACCAACCGTCCTTCCTCATCTTCCACATCTTCCACCACCACTCTCCGTGGTAAGTTTTGCTGTCTGTCAAGAGAAGATGTCATCCGTTTCATTATTGGTTGCCTTGGTGCTTTGGCCCCACTCCCTCTTTCCTCCATCTCCTCCCTTGGAGTCATCAACACAAACTACTACTCTATTGAAGCCTCCTTGCCAGCCCTCGAAGCAACCCAAAAGCTTCCTGGAGACCTTAGTGCAGTAGCTGTTGTGGAATGCACGCCGGATGGACAGTATAAGATCATTGGAGAGATCTCTGCCACTAAACTATGGAAATGTGATTACTTGGCGGCGGCATGGGCTTTAGCCAATCTTTCTGCTGGACAGTTTGTGATGGGAGTTGAAGATGATGTGACCTCAAGGTCGTTGCCAGATTTCACTCTGAATTCAACAGATGGCAATAACAATTTGGCTAATGGAGGTGGTGGGTCAAGAAGGCCGAAGAAATTTAGCAGTAGGAGTATTGGGTTCTTTAGCAATAGCCCAAGTTTTGGTGGCAATAGGAGCATGTATAGGGGCAGAAGCGCCCCCTTGACATGTAAGGTTACGAGTTCATTGGCTGCAGTTATGGCTCAGATGTTGTCTCACAGGGCTTCTCACGTTTGGGTGATCGAGGAtgaaagtgatgatgttctagTTGGGGTGGTGGGTTATGCTGACATTTTGGCTGCTGTGACCAAACAACCTGCTGCATTTGTTGCTGCCAATCGATCTGGCGAGGCATTTGGAAATGAAATTCAAACTtga